From one Triticum aestivum cultivar Chinese Spring chromosome 4B, IWGSC CS RefSeq v2.1, whole genome shotgun sequence genomic stretch:
- the LOC123094710 gene encoding protein DMP6-like — translation MSSRPAVDPESSPAAQQAPLLGNADGRTQTTTVVGKALSSTADLAKHLPTGAVLAFEFLSPTFTADGTCTAANRALTGCLIGACALSCFLLCFTDSYRDETGTVRYGFVTPSGRLRLIDSAKQMPPRDERYRLRARDVLHGVLSFVVFLAVAMVDSNVVACFYPVESATTRQLLAAVPMSAGAAGSFLFAMFPSTRRGIGFPVAGTS, via the coding sequence ATGTCGTCCCGGCCAGCCGTCGACCCCGAGTCGTCCCCGGCGGCCCAGCAGGCTCCACTGCTCGGGAATGCAGACGGCCGGACACAGACAACAACCGTCGTAGGCAAGGCCCTGAGCAGCACCGCAGACCTCGCGAAGCACCTCCCCACCGGCGCGGTGCTGGCCTTCGAATTCCTCTCGCCGACCTTCACCGCCGACGGCACCTGCACGGCCGCCAACCGCGCGCTCACGGGCTGCCTCATCGGCGCCTGTGCCCTCTCGTgcttcctcctctgcttcaccGACAGCTACCGCGACGAGACGGGCACCGTGCGCTACGGCTTCGTGACGCCCAGCGGCCGCCTGCGACTCATCGACAGCGCCAAGCAGATGCCACCGCGGGACGAGAGATACCGGCTCCGCGCGAGGGACGTGCTGCACGGGGTGCTGTCGTTCGTGGTGTTCCTGGCCGTGGCCATGGTGGACAGCAACGTCGTGGCGTGCTTCTACCCCGTGGAGTCCGCCACGACGAGGCAGCTGCTCGCCGCAGTGCCCATGTCGGCCGGAGCGGCGGGGAGCTTCCTGTTCGCCATGTTCCCGTCCACGCGCCGGGGAATCGGCTTCCCCGTCGCAGGCACGTCATGA